One genomic window of Streptomonospora nanhaiensis includes the following:
- a CDS encoding serine/threonine protein kinase, translating to MAEPPGPEGPLRVGPYTVLERLSEGPYGRTYLAAGRGRGRVAVTLLDGAIAQDPDLRHRLAREVAAARRIPGARIAAVLDADTMADPPWVATAFVAGLPLDAVVGRHGPLPAATVAVLGAGAAEGLAAEHAAGLLRGRMLPADVTVAADGPVLVSPAVVRAAAAGATMTGAVLGAPDFLPPETLMSLPAGSAADVFSLACVLVYAATGRSPFAAEPETAAAYRVIYAAPDLAGVPAALVGPLGAALDKDPDRRPAAAELAEALEAVEAPFPGEGWLPDPVAREVADAHPAQGSVADSATRDARLKARPATLVPLPGPPVVPAAPPVRRGPAPPPPPPAGDGPARVARAARRRLAARGAFSAWDMSGATALDTRLAPPPRRHAPPPRLVGRPEPRSGAPSPGYADAADPVGDEEVFYLLDRDLDGAADGGRGPSDTADPRAGGETEPPPWAVGPDVPGVPSAEPAHTDAGAGRRTGLLPALLAGAGALVLAVVVGTVSSEQASPLVLAVLGAVAAAGLAVPTAVLTRMRPLRRRRRGGAGGTPPSGSTESESSE from the coding sequence ATGGCGGAGCCGCCGGGGCCCGAGGGTCCCCTGCGGGTGGGGCCCTACACCGTGCTGGAGCGGCTGAGCGAGGGCCCGTACGGGCGGACGTACCTGGCCGCCGGGCGTGGGCGAGGACGCGTCGCCGTCACACTCCTGGACGGGGCCATCGCGCAGGATCCCGACCTGCGGCACCGCCTGGCCCGGGAGGTGGCCGCGGCGCGCCGGATCCCCGGCGCCCGCATCGCCGCCGTGCTCGACGCCGACACCATGGCCGACCCCCCGTGGGTCGCCACCGCCTTCGTGGCCGGGCTGCCCCTGGACGCGGTGGTCGGCCGGCACGGCCCCCTGCCGGCCGCGACGGTGGCCGTGCTCGGGGCCGGGGCGGCCGAGGGCCTGGCGGCCGAGCACGCGGCAGGGCTGCTGCGCGGCCGGATGCTGCCCGCCGATGTCACCGTGGCCGCCGACGGGCCGGTCCTGGTGTCCCCCGCGGTCGTCCGCGCGGCGGCCGCCGGGGCGACCATGACCGGCGCGGTACTGGGCGCGCCGGACTTCCTCCCCCCCGAGACGCTGATGAGCCTGCCCGCCGGGTCGGCCGCCGACGTGTTCTCCCTGGCCTGTGTCCTGGTCTACGCCGCCACGGGGCGCTCCCCGTTCGCGGCCGAGCCGGAGACGGCCGCGGCCTACCGGGTCATCTACGCGGCCCCCGACCTGGCGGGCGTGCCCGCCGCGCTGGTGGGCCCGCTCGGCGCGGCCCTGGACAAGGACCCCGACCGGCGGCCTGCGGCGGCGGAACTGGCCGAGGCGCTTGAAGCGGTCGAGGCGCCCTTCCCCGGGGAAGGCTGGCTACCCGATCCCGTCGCCCGTGAGGTGGCCGACGCGCACCCGGCACAGGGCTCCGTCGCCGACAGCGCGACCCGGGACGCCCGGCTCAAGGCCCGGCCCGCCACCCTGGTGCCGCTGCCGGGGCCGCCCGTGGTCCCGGCCGCCCCGCCCGTGCGGCGCGGCCCCGCGCCCCCTCCCCCGCCGCCCGCCGGCGACGGCCCCGCGCGGGTCGCGCGAGCGGCGCGGCGGCGGCTCGCCGCCCGGGGCGCGTTCAGCGCGTGGGACATGTCCGGCGCGACGGCCCTGGACACCCGCCTGGCCCCGCCGCCGCGCCGCCACGCACCGCCGCCCCGCCTGGTGGGGCGCCCGGAGCCGCGCTCGGGCGCGCCGTCCCCCGGGTACGCCGACGCCGCCGACCCTGTGGGCGACGAGGAGGTCTTCTATCTCCTGGATCGCGACCTCGACGGCGCGGCCGACGGGGGCCGAGGGCCGTCCGACACGGCCGACCCCCGCGCCGGCGGCGAGACCGAGCCCCCGCCCTGGGCGGTCGGCCCGGACGTGCCCGGCGTGCCCAGCGCCGAGCCCGCGCACACGGACGCGGGCGCGGGGCGGCGGACCGGTCTTCTCCCCGCCCTGCTCGCCGGGGCCGGCGCCCTGGTCCTGGCCGTGGTGGTGGGCACCGTCTCCTCCGAGCAGGCGTCCCCCCTGGTCCTCGCGGTCCTGGGCGCGGTGGCGGCGGCCGGGCTCGCGGTGCCGACGGCCGTCCTGACACGCATGCGCCCCCTCCGCCGCCGGCGCCGGGGCGGCGCCGGCGGCACACCCCCCAGCGGTTCCACGGAGTCGGAGAGTTCGGAGTGA
- a CDS encoding YciE/YciF ferroxidase family protein, which yields MDSREHLVVWLNDAYAMEKALEETLESHAKDAEGDPDVHARILRHIDETREQAQTMRECVESLGGSVSGAKSVVGNLFGTGQAVFNKPLKDTLVKNALADYAAEHFEIACYRALIEAAHSLGEDAIAARLTPILRQEEDMARFLEERLPMTVRAALAKG from the coding sequence ATGGACAGCCGCGAGCATCTTGTCGTCTGGCTGAACGACGCCTACGCCATGGAGAAGGCGCTGGAGGAGACCCTGGAGTCCCACGCCAAGGACGCCGAGGGCGACCCCGACGTGCACGCCCGCATCCTGCGCCACATCGACGAGACCCGCGAGCAGGCGCAGACCATGCGGGAGTGCGTGGAGTCGCTGGGCGGCAGCGTCTCGGGCGCCAAGTCGGTGGTCGGCAACCTGTTCGGCACCGGCCAGGCCGTGTTCAACAAGCCGCTCAAGGACACCCTGGTCAAGAACGCGCTGGCCGACTACGCGGCCGAGCACTTCGAGATCGCCTGCTACCGCGCGCTGATCGAGGCCGCGCACAGCCTGGGCGAGGACGCGATCGCCGCGCGCCTCACCCCGATCCTGCGCCAGGAGGAGGACATGGCGCGGTTCCTGGAGGAGCGCCTGCCGATGACGGTGCGCGCCGCCCTCGCCAAGGGCTGA
- a CDS encoding MFS transporter gives MTAPATAGAPVRARTGPATAGLLIGMLLSVLDQTVVAIALPAIAADLGGMAGIGWVVTSYLLASTATGPLYARLSDRFGRRAVFTAAITVFLAGSALCGLAQTLPQLVAARTVQGLGAGALFVLPTVALSELYPQRLRGRVQGLTGAVFALASVGGPLAGGAITDAWGWRWIFHVNLPLGLLALALTAWALRLPRPPGGGGRTDLAGAALLAGATTAVLLVAEWGGTAWAWTSGTAPALAVAAAVLAALFVWRERRAPDPLLPPRLFAVPALRVLLPACGLLGVLLGGSVFFLPAFLQAAYGMGATQAGLALNPYVLVFMAVSTVAGSRVGATGRFTPVLVAGAVVAAAGFVLLGALGPGTPYAVFAAEIALLGAGFGLLMQNLVVAAQNAAAPADLAAVSSAAVVVRGLGLALGVAAFSGLLTRELAGAAGPEATAAAVPDVLLWGAPAAAALAALLLLLRGAPARGGARPEAG, from the coding sequence GTGACCGCGCCCGCGACCGCCGGGGCGCCCGTCCGCGCCCGCACCGGCCCGGCGACGGCCGGCCTGCTCATCGGCATGCTGCTGTCGGTGCTGGACCAGACGGTGGTGGCCATCGCCCTGCCCGCCATCGCCGCCGACCTGGGCGGCATGGCCGGGATCGGCTGGGTGGTGACCTCCTACCTGCTGGCCTCCACCGCCACCGGGCCCCTCTACGCCCGGCTCAGCGACCGGTTCGGCCGCCGCGCCGTGTTCACCGCCGCCATCACGGTCTTCCTCGCGGGCTCGGCGCTGTGCGGGCTGGCCCAGACCCTGCCCCAGCTCGTGGCGGCCCGCACCGTGCAGGGCCTCGGCGCCGGAGCGCTGTTCGTACTGCCCACCGTCGCGCTCTCGGAGCTGTACCCCCAGCGGCTGCGCGGCCGGGTACAAGGGCTGACCGGCGCGGTGTTCGCGCTGGCCAGCGTGGGCGGGCCGCTGGCGGGCGGCGCCATCACCGACGCCTGGGGCTGGCGGTGGATCTTCCACGTCAACCTGCCGCTGGGCCTGCTCGCCCTCGCGCTCACGGCGTGGGCGCTGCGCCTGCCCCGGCCGCCCGGCGGCGGCGGACGCACCGACCTGGCCGGCGCCGCCCTGCTGGCGGGCGCGACCACGGCGGTGCTGCTGGTGGCCGAGTGGGGCGGCACCGCTTGGGCGTGGACCTCGGGCACGGCACCCGCCCTCGCGGTGGCGGCGGCGGTGCTGGCGGCGCTGTTCGTGTGGCGGGAGCGCCGTGCGCCCGACCCGCTGCTGCCGCCGCGCCTGTTCGCCGTGCCCGCGCTGCGGGTGCTGCTGCCGGCGTGCGGGCTGCTGGGGGTGCTGCTGGGCGGGTCGGTGTTCTTCCTGCCCGCCTTCCTCCAGGCCGCCTACGGCATGGGGGCCACCCAGGCGGGGCTCGCCCTCAACCCCTACGTGCTGGTGTTCATGGCGGTCTCGACGGTGGCGGGGTCGCGCGTCGGCGCCACCGGCCGCTTCACCCCCGTCCTGGTGGCCGGGGCGGTCGTCGCGGCGGCGGGCTTCGTCCTGCTGGGGGCGCTGGGTCCCGGCACGCCCTACGCCGTGTTCGCCGCGGAGATCGCGCTGCTGGGCGCGGGGTTCGGGCTGCTGATGCAGAACCTGGTGGTGGCCGCGCAGAACGCCGCCGCACCGGCCGACCTGGCCGCCGTCAGCTCGGCGGCCGTGGTGGTGCGCGGCCTGGGGCTCGCGCTGGGTGTGGCGGCCTTCAGCGGCCTGCTCACCCGGGAACTGGCGGGTGCCGCCGGCCCGGAGGCGACGGCGGCGGCCGTGCCCGACGTGCTGCTGTGGGGCGCGCCGGCCGCCGCCGCGCTGGCCGCCCTGCTGCTCCTGCTGCGCGGGGCGCCCGCGCGCGGGGGCGCGCGGCCGGAGGCGGGCTGA
- a CDS encoding NAD(P)/FAD-dependent oxidoreductase, giving the protein MYDAVIVGGGPAGMAAALALGRVHRTVLLIDSGEGRNAPAAHVHNFLTRDGTPPGELRAIGRRELAAYPGVEVRSGAVADLARAGADGTVDAAGADGAAEPRCSVVLAGGDRADARRVLLATGLADDLPGPRGVEALWGRSAFHCPYCHGHECAGRRVAVLGAAPPRVRLALQLSRFAAEVVLCTGGEPLDADARAALAAAGAAVRCEPVVRLEGTGGQLEQVAFEGGAPLAADAVFVVNAPRQRSGLAARLGCAVFADGCVEVDEFHRTSVPGVYAAGDMARRATLPVPAAAVAVAAGSGSVAGAAIDQDLLSADFGLPHPFPRTGSPS; this is encoded by the coding sequence ATGTATGACGCCGTCATCGTCGGCGGCGGCCCGGCCGGTATGGCCGCGGCCCTGGCCCTGGGGCGGGTCCACCGGACCGTGCTCCTGATCGACAGCGGCGAGGGGCGCAACGCCCCAGCCGCGCACGTGCACAACTTCCTCACCCGCGACGGCACGCCGCCGGGCGAGCTGCGCGCGATCGGGCGGCGCGAACTCGCCGCCTACCCCGGCGTGGAGGTGCGCTCGGGGGCGGTGGCCGACCTCGCGCGGGCGGGCGCGGACGGCACGGTCGACGCGGCGGGCGCGGACGGCGCCGCCGAGCCCCGCTGCTCCGTCGTCCTGGCCGGCGGCGATAGGGCGGATGCGCGGCGGGTGCTGCTGGCCACCGGCCTGGCCGACGACCTGCCCGGCCCGCGCGGGGTGGAGGCGCTGTGGGGGCGCTCCGCGTTCCACTGCCCCTACTGCCACGGCCACGAGTGCGCCGGCCGCCGCGTGGCGGTCCTCGGCGCGGCGCCGCCCCGCGTGCGGCTGGCCCTCCAGCTGAGCCGCTTCGCGGCCGAGGTCGTGCTGTGCACCGGCGGCGAACCCCTGGACGCGGACGCGCGCGCCGCGCTGGCGGCGGCGGGCGCGGCCGTGCGCTGCGAACCCGTGGTCCGCCTGGAGGGCACCGGCGGGCAACTGGAGCAGGTGGCGTTCGAGGGCGGGGCGCCCCTGGCCGCCGACGCGGTGTTCGTGGTCAACGCGCCCCGGCAGCGCAGCGGCCTGGCGGCCCGGCTGGGCTGCGCGGTCTTCGCCGACGGCTGCGTGGAGGTGGACGAGTTCCACCGGACCAGCGTCCCCGGGGTCTACGCGGCGGGCGACATGGCGCGGCGCGCCACCCTGCCCGTGCCGGCGGCGGCGGTCGCCGTCGCGGCGGGGTCCGGGTCGGTGGCCGGCGCCGCGATCGACCAGGACCTGCTCAGCGCCGACTTCGGCCTGCCCCACCCCTTCCCCCGCACGGGGAGCCCGTCGTGA